One genomic region from Torulaspora delbrueckii CBS 1146 chromosome 4, complete genome encodes:
- the GZF3 gene encoding Gzf3p (similar to Saccharomyces cerevisiae GZF3 (YJL110C) and DAL80 (YKR034W); ancestral locus Anc_1.250), which translates to MTSEVSSSNVSNSEAQRGLYYPFPGGKPGVTLTSSCSSTSESMADGSASCSSSTSSPSSMEKGQSGSPICKNCLTSTTPLWRRDENGALLCNACGLFLKLHGRPRPISLKTDVIKSRNRKGTHHHQHQQSDSVVEKQHTRTHSDEKKRKLPVQPVLKKQRVVEDNESKDICSAANTLEILMSGDSMKPKIEPKLPPSQANTQLPHLSTLLGDVRSQSNPPVSLVDQPMETSKSLHFEPKNKPYIHESIPVSTSSSTSSLVRGNSISQRYNSPPRAQTPPAGSAQRVSTLPAPVNVPLPCNEPQEKLPLNTVLQNEEDVIKLKTRINELELVTDLYKRHIFELDEKCKTLQCEIQSLRN; encoded by the coding sequence ATGACTAGTGAGGTGAGTAGTAGTAACGTTTCCAATAGCGAGGCTCAACGCGGGTTGTATTACCCGTTTCCGGGGGGTAAACCTGGAGTGACACTTACATCGTCTTGCTCTTCGACATCGGAATCTATGGCGGACGGATCtgcttcttgttcatcgtCGACTTCTTCGCCTTCTTCGATGGAAAAAGGGCAGAGCGGTAGTCCAATTTGTAAGAACTGTTTGACTTCTACGACGCCATTATGGAGGCGAGATGAGAATGGAGCATTGCTGTGTAACGCATGTGGGctatttttgaaattgcatGGGAGACCAAGACCTATTAGTCTCAAGACTGACGTGATCAAGTCGCGGAATCGCAAGGGAACACATCACCATCAGCACCAGCAAAGTGATTCTGTGGTTGAGAAACAGCATACGAGGACTCATAGCGATGAAAAAAAGAGGAAACTGCCTGTGCAACcggttttgaagaaacaacGGGTTGTAGAGGACAATGAATCCAAGGATATTTGTTCTGCAGCCAACACGTTGGAAATATTAATGTCAGGAGACTCTATGAAGCCTAAGATCGAGCCCAAATTGCCTCCATCGCAAGCCAATACACAACTACCGCATTTGTCGACTTTACTGGGCGATGTCAGAAGTCAGTCAAACCCACCTGTGAGTCTCGTCGATCAACCAATGGAAACTAGCAAATCATTACATTTTGAGCCCAAAAACAAACCTTACATTCATGAAAGCATCCCAGTCTCTACAAGTAGCAGTACATCGTCGCTTGTACGAGGTAACTCGATATCACAGAGATATAATTCACCACCAAGGGCGCAAACGCCGCCAGCGGGGTCCGCACAACGAGTTTCAACACTTCCTGCTCCAGTGAATGTGCCATTGCCATGCAACGAACCACAAGAGAAGCTCCCGCTAAACACAGTTCtgcaaaatgaagaagatgtgATAAAATTGAAGACAAGAATTAATGAGCTTGAACTCGTAACGGATCTTTACAAGAGACACATATTCGAGCTTGACGAGAAGTGCAAAACATTGCAATGTGAGATACAAAGTTTGAGGAACTGA
- the DID2 gene encoding Did2p (similar to Saccharomyces cerevisiae DID2 (YKR035W-A); ancestral locus Anc_1.249), translating into MSRNPAAGLENTLFQLKFTSKQLQKQAQKASKEEKQESNKLKKALNESEEIARIYASNAIRKKNERLQLLKLASRIDSVASRVQTAVTMRQVSGSMASVCRGMDKALQSMNLQQITMIMDKFEQQFEDLDASVNVYEEMGTNSDAVIVDADKVDELLNKVADENGLELRQSARLDNLPEIQQPEVNEEKEDKLAQRLRVLRG; encoded by the coding sequence ATGTCACGTAATCCTGCTGCAGGATTGGAGAATACTCTATTTCAGTTAAAATTCACTTCAAAACAGTTACAAAAACAGGCCCAAAAGGCTTCcaaggaagagaaacaaGAGtcaaacaaattgaagaaagcattGAATGAGAGTGAAGAGATTGCAAGGATATATGCGTCAAATGCCAtaagaaagaagaatgagCGGTTGCAACTCCTAAAATTGGCCTCAAGAATTGATTCAGTTGCTTCCCGTGTGCAAACTGCAGTGACTATGAGACAAGTATCCGGATCCATGGCTTCTGTCTGTCGTGGTATGGATAAggctttgcaaagtatgAATTTGCAACAAATCACTATGATTATGgataaatttgaacaacaatttgaagacttggaCGCAAGTGTCAATGTGTATGAAGAAATGGGGACGAATTCAGATGCTGTGATAGTAGATGCCGATAAAGTTGACGAGTTGCTGAACAAAGTGGCAGATGAGAACGGCCTGGAATTAAGGCAAAGTGCAAGACTTGATAATCTTCCGGAGATACAGCAACCTGAGGTCAAtgaggagaaagaagataaaTTGGCACAGAGGCTGCGTGTACTACGTGGTTAA